From Pseudomonas sp. FP2335, the proteins below share one genomic window:
- a CDS encoding AbrB family transcriptional regulator: protein MTFNLRQYWLVTLIAGTLGGSFAQWLGWPLPWVIGALLAVLIGRCGGARMAQIPHGRQAGQLIVAVAIGCYFTLPVMQQVAAHLGLIVTAVLLTLVLALGSVWLLNRSGVAFGTAFFALMPANSTEMVHLGRQRQADTSFIAAAHSLRLLLILLAVPALASLGLAHPVMAAPLPVIWPWLIFLLAMSLLAAIGFKRCNLPNPWTFGPFLICAVGVGCNNLSMSMPGWLSGVGQLLIGCALGAAFERDFFRRAPGFLVKVLALLIGSLVATAAAAWALGTWLQMPWLSLALGMMPGSAPEMSLTAEALGLAVTLVTAMQVIRMLLIQAACLPVYRLLKGHASANEKPVSV from the coding sequence ATGACCTTCAACCTTCGCCAGTATTGGCTTGTCACCCTGATCGCGGGCACCTTGGGCGGCAGTTTTGCGCAGTGGCTCGGCTGGCCGCTGCCCTGGGTGATAGGTGCTTTGCTGGCTGTGCTGATCGGCCGCTGCGGCGGCGCGAGGATGGCGCAAATTCCCCATGGGCGCCAAGCGGGCCAGTTGATTGTCGCGGTGGCGATTGGCTGTTATTTCACGCTGCCGGTGATGCAGCAGGTGGCGGCGCACCTGGGGCTGATTGTCACGGCGGTGCTGTTGACGCTGGTGCTGGCATTGGGCTCGGTGTGGCTGCTGAACCGCTCTGGCGTCGCCTTCGGCACGGCGTTCTTCGCGCTGATGCCGGCCAACTCCACGGAGATGGTTCACCTCGGCCGTCAGCGCCAGGCGGACACCAGCTTTATCGCCGCCGCCCACAGTCTACGGCTGCTGCTGATCCTGCTGGCCGTGCCTGCGCTGGCCAGCCTTGGCCTGGCTCATCCTGTGATGGCTGCGCCATTGCCGGTGATCTGGCCCTGGTTGATCTTTCTGCTGGCTATGAGCCTGTTGGCCGCTATCGGCTTCAAGCGCTGCAACCTGCCCAACCCTTGGACATTCGGGCCGTTCCTGATCTGTGCGGTGGGGGTAGGGTGTAACAATTTGTCGATGAGCATGCCCGGTTGGCTCAGTGGTGTCGGCCAGTTGCTGATCGGGTGTGCGCTGGGCGCCGCCTTCGAGCGGGATTTTTTCCGCCGCGCACCGGGGTTTCTCGTCAAGGTGCTAGCGTTGTTGATTGGCTCGCTGGTTGCGACCGCAGCCGCCGCGTGGGCGTTGGGCACGTGGCTGCAGATGCCATGGTTGTCGCTGGCCCTGGGCATGATGCCCGGCAGCGCACCTGAGATGAGCCTGACCGCTGAGGCGCTGGGGCTGGCGGTTACATTGGTGACGGCGATGCAGGTGATCCGAATGCTGCTGATCCAGGCCGCGTGCCTGCCGGTGTATCGGCTGTTGAAGGGGCATGCAAGCGCCAACGAAAAGCCTGTCTCTGTGTAA
- a CDS encoding DUF1652 domain-containing protein, producing MISIADFNRIMASGFVPLSCECTLNSDGSLRISVFEPVSGRVELLLTCVSPEGLDSIRSISNLIGELRTELKAGRRGFAAVG from the coding sequence ATGATCTCAATCGCCGACTTCAATCGCATCATGGCTTCAGGCTTTGTACCGCTTTCCTGTGAGTGCACCCTCAATAGCGATGGCTCGCTGCGCATCAGCGTGTTCGAGCCGGTCTCCGGTCGCGTCGAGTTGCTGCTGACCTGCGTGTCCCCCGAAGGTCTGGACAGCATCCGTTCCATCTCAAACCTTATCGGTGAGCTGCGCACTGAACTCAAGGCCGGGCGCCGCGGTTTTGCGGCGGTGGGTTAG
- a CDS encoding sensor domain-containing diguanylate cyclase, which yields MSIDPPSPPDSDVYKTLLESTKAIPWRIDWQSMTFSYIGPQIETLLGWTPQSWVSVDDWVARMHPDDREYVVNFCVSQSRAGVDHEADYRALTVNGDYVWIRDVVHVVRKDGEVEALIGFMFDISERKKTEEHLIRLQKQLEEYSFQDGLTGIANRRMFDTVLEREWTSAQRSQLPLSLIILDIDFFKQYNDHYGHIKGDECLRQVANTLAQAANRPRDFIARIGGEEFVWLLPETDATSARLVAQRCLHLMRQRQIEHGFSPVSRLLTLSLGVGTHIVRPASSMLGFVEQVDKLLYKAKHNGRMRAEFADIEV from the coding sequence ATGAGCATCGATCCCCCGAGCCCGCCCGACAGCGACGTTTACAAAACCCTGCTGGAATCGACCAAGGCGATCCCTTGGCGGATCGACTGGCAGAGCATGACCTTCAGCTACATCGGTCCGCAGATCGAAACACTGCTGGGCTGGACGCCGCAAAGCTGGGTCAGTGTGGATGACTGGGTCGCGCGCATGCACCCGGACGATCGCGAGTACGTAGTGAATTTTTGCGTGTCGCAATCGCGCGCCGGCGTAGACCACGAGGCCGATTACCGTGCGCTGACGGTGAACGGCGACTATGTGTGGATCCGCGATGTGGTGCATGTGGTGCGCAAGGATGGCGAAGTGGAGGCGCTGATCGGGTTCATGTTCGACATCAGTGAGCGCAAGAAGACCGAGGAACACCTGATCCGCCTGCAAAAGCAATTGGAGGAATACTCCTTCCAGGACGGCCTCACCGGCATCGCCAACCGCCGCATGTTCGACACCGTGCTCGAACGCGAATGGACCAGCGCCCAACGCAGCCAGTTGCCGCTGTCGTTGATCATTCTCGATATCGACTTTTTCAAGCAGTACAACGACCACTACGGCCATATCAAGGGTGACGAATGCCTGCGCCAGGTGGCCAATACATTGGCGCAGGCGGCCAACCGTCCACGGGATTTCATCGCACGGATCGGCGGTGAAGAGTTTGTGTGGCTGTTGCCGGAGACCGATGCAACCTCGGCCAGGCTGGTGGCGCAACGCTGCCTGCACCTGATGCGTCAACGCCAGATCGAACACGGGTTTTCGCCGGTGTCCAGGCTGCTGACCTTGAGCCTCGGGGTTGGCACTCATATCGTCAGGCCTGCCAGTTCGATGCTGGGGTTTGTCGAGCAGGTCGACAAATTACTCTACAAGGCCAAACACAATGGACGGATGCGCGCAGAGTTCGCCGATATTGAAGTTTGA
- a CDS encoding NUDIX hydrolase: protein MKIRATVICEHEGHILFVRKARSKWALPGGKVERGERPVGAAARELEEETGLNVDGLLYLQELKARDTLHHVFEASVVNVADAKPCNEIVDCLWHAYAAMDQLDTTEATRHIVKSFLRRL from the coding sequence ATGAAAATTCGCGCAACGGTCATTTGCGAACACGAGGGGCATATCCTCTTCGTGCGCAAGGCCAGATCAAAATGGGCACTGCCTGGCGGCAAGGTCGAACGTGGCGAGCGCCCGGTCGGCGCAGCCGCGCGGGAGCTGGAAGAAGAGACCGGCTTGAACGTGGACGGGTTGCTGTACTTACAGGAACTCAAGGCCCGCGACACCCTGCATCATGTGTTCGAGGCCTCGGTAGTCAACGTCGCCGATGCAAAACCTTGTAATGAAATAGTCGATTGCCTCTGGCACGCCTATGCCGCGATGGATCAACTGGACACCACCGAGGCCACCCGCCATATCGTCAAATCCTTCTTGCGACGCCTGTAG
- a CDS encoding helix-turn-helix domain-containing protein encodes MKRKCLEGDCCPVARALDVVGDWWTLLIIRDAFAGVTRFGDFQKHLGVAKNILAARLKEMVEQGLLQLNEVGARNEYQLTDKGRALMPVLVTLAQWGEAHTQPQLLGTRLLDAHSLKPLRKVEIVSEDGRVLGVDDVVTQAPAP; translated from the coding sequence ATGAAACGCAAATGCCTGGAAGGCGACTGCTGCCCGGTGGCCCGTGCCCTTGACGTGGTGGGCGACTGGTGGACGCTGCTGATCATCCGCGACGCGTTTGCCGGCGTGACGCGCTTCGGTGATTTCCAGAAACACCTGGGCGTAGCAAAAAATATCCTCGCCGCCCGGCTCAAGGAGATGGTTGAGCAGGGCCTGTTGCAGCTCAACGAAGTCGGCGCGCGCAACGAGTACCAACTCACCGACAAGGGGCGCGCGCTGATGCCGGTGCTGGTGACGCTGGCGCAATGGGGTGAGGCCCACACTCAGCCGCAACTGCTCGGCACGCGGCTGCTGGATGCGCATTCGCTCAAGCCGCTGCGCAAGGTCGAGATCGTGTCTGAGGACGGCCGCGTGCTGGGTGTTGACGACGTCGTCACCCAAGCGCCTGCGCCGTAA
- a CDS encoding LysR family transcriptional regulator — MNLKALEYCVEIARQGSFTKAAQALHVAQPALSMAVSRLEDELGVALFNRATRQISVTAEGQLFLTRAEACLQGLAGARRELQDLTQLHSGEIRVGIPPMYGIRHIPELLMQFRAHYPGIAMHVVEGSADDISARLATRDIDVALLESRRVDPDWESVLLGSDEMVLCMHEQHPLASAASVTAEGLRGEQLLVFDNTFLQRHLLDAFCDAARVRFNIALESNFVPLVIAATRNGMGVSTLLRSVQQQEPGVAGVSFEPAQFMHFNLCWRGSEYLSQANRRFIETAKVYFQEDVSSPLSH; from the coding sequence ATGAATCTGAAAGCCCTGGAATACTGCGTCGAGATCGCCCGCCAAGGCAGTTTTACCAAGGCCGCGCAGGCGTTGCATGTGGCGCAACCGGCGCTGAGCATGGCAGTCAGCCGCCTGGAAGATGAGCTGGGGGTGGCGCTGTTCAACCGCGCCACACGGCAGATCAGTGTCACGGCGGAAGGCCAACTGTTCCTCACCCGCGCTGAAGCCTGCCTGCAAGGCTTGGCCGGGGCCCGCCGCGAGTTGCAGGACCTGACGCAATTGCACAGCGGTGAAATCCGCGTCGGCATCCCGCCGATGTACGGCATCCGGCATATCCCGGAGTTGCTGATGCAATTTCGCGCGCACTACCCCGGCATCGCCATGCATGTGGTGGAAGGCAGCGCCGATGACATCAGCGCACGCCTGGCAACGCGGGATATTGATGTAGCGTTGCTGGAGTCACGTCGCGTCGACCCGGACTGGGAGTCGGTCTTGCTGGGCAGCGATGAGATGGTGCTGTGCATGCATGAGCAGCATCCATTGGCGAGCGCGGCGTCGGTCACGGCCGAGGGTTTGCGTGGCGAGCAGTTGCTGGTGTTCGACAATACCTTCCTGCAACGGCACTTGCTCGACGCCTTTTGCGACGCTGCCCGCGTGCGCTTCAACATCGCCCTGGAAAGCAACTTCGTGCCGCTGGTCATTGCCGCCACCCGCAATGGCATGGGGGTTTCCACCCTGCTGCGCTCGGTGCAACAACAGGAACCGGGCGTGGCCGGGGTGTCGTTCGAGCCCGCGCAGTTCATGCACTTCAACCTGTGCTGGAGAGGCAGCGAATACCTGTCCCAGGCCAATCGACGGTTTATTGAAACGGCGAAGGTGTATTTCCAGGAAGACGTCAGCTCACCGCTGTCGCACTGA
- a CDS encoding AraC family transcriptional regulator, with amino-acid sequence MTPSTAPHFWRDPALAFIEARTIADGRKVTYARHAHEHFSIGAITSGRSYYHYGTDTFEISAGTVVLMNPGDVHACNPIRNEAWSYQMLYIDTPWLTELQHQLGFSTDQGYRPFDIPYVRDEALYAGLLELYRVLVDTQAEHLHKQSALVGFFTEVQQRLNPSDAPLREVNHKLERAAEYIRAHCTCALKLEDICLAAELSPSYLIRAFKQYYGLTPHAFLINQRIQFARTQLRQGELIADVALAAGFADQAHFQRAFKQHFAATPGQYRDVLKPSANNPHWPPATRPLNG; translated from the coding sequence ATGACCCCTTCCACCGCCCCGCACTTCTGGCGTGACCCTGCGCTGGCGTTTATCGAAGCGCGCACCATCGCCGACGGGCGCAAGGTCACCTACGCGCGGCACGCTCACGAGCATTTTTCCATCGGCGCGATCACCAGCGGGCGCAGCTATTACCACTACGGCACGGACACCTTCGAGATCAGCGCCGGTACGGTGGTACTGATGAACCCTGGCGATGTGCACGCGTGCAATCCGATCCGTAACGAGGCCTGGTCCTATCAGATGCTGTACATCGATACGCCCTGGCTGACCGAATTGCAGCACCAACTGGGCTTCAGCACCGACCAGGGCTACCGGCCGTTCGACATCCCCTACGTGCGCGATGAAGCGCTCTACGCTGGGCTGTTGGAGCTGTACCGGGTCCTGGTGGATACCCAGGCCGAGCACCTGCACAAGCAAAGCGCGCTGGTGGGTTTCTTCACTGAGGTGCAGCAGCGCCTGAACCCGTCCGACGCACCGTTGCGCGAGGTCAACCACAAGCTGGAGCGCGCCGCCGAGTACATCCGCGCGCACTGCACCTGCGCCTTGAAACTGGAAGACATCTGCCTGGCCGCCGAACTGTCGCCGTCCTATCTGATCCGTGCGTTCAAGCAGTATTACGGGTTGACGCCCCATGCGTTCCTGATCAACCAACGTATCCAGTTCGCCCGCACGCAACTGCGTCAGGGCGAACTGATCGCCGATGTGGCCCTGGCCGCAGGTTTCGCCGACCAGGCGCATTTCCAGCGGGCGTTCAAACAGCATTTTGCGGCGACGCCGGGGCAATACCGCGATGTGCTCAAGCCATCAGCAAATAACCCACACTGGCCACCAGCAACGCGGCCATTGAACGGTTGA
- a CDS encoding SDR family oxidoreductase encodes MDIRGKVVLVTGANRGLGKAFVTALLAAGAAKVYAGARDPASVDIPGSTPIALDITDAASVQRAAAQCTDVSVVVNNAGFLKYGSLLADDSVENLQQHFDVNTFGTLRVSRGFAPILARQGGGALINVLSVLSWLSPPGAGGYSTSKSAQWGLTNGLRGELREQGTLVIGVHPAYIDTDMVADVQAPKSTPQEVVALTLQALAEGREEVLVSDTSHGVKASLSTDSPVYLNH; translated from the coding sequence ATGGACATTCGTGGAAAAGTGGTACTGGTCACCGGCGCCAATCGTGGCCTGGGCAAAGCGTTCGTCACCGCGTTGCTGGCAGCGGGTGCGGCCAAGGTCTACGCCGGTGCGCGTGATCCCGCCAGCGTCGACATCCCCGGCAGCACGCCGATTGCCCTCGACATCACCGATGCCGCCAGTGTGCAACGGGCTGCCGCGCAGTGCACCGATGTGAGCGTGGTGGTCAACAATGCGGGCTTTCTCAAGTACGGCTCGCTGCTGGCCGACGACAGCGTCGAAAACCTGCAACAGCATTTTGACGTGAACACCTTCGGCACCCTGCGCGTGAGCCGGGGGTTCGCACCGATCCTGGCCCGCCAGGGCGGCGGCGCGCTGATCAACGTGCTCTCGGTATTGAGCTGGCTGAGCCCACCGGGCGCCGGGGGCTATAGCACCTCAAAATCCGCCCAGTGGGGCCTGACCAACGGACTGCGCGGCGAATTGCGCGAACAGGGCACCCTGGTCATCGGCGTGCACCCCGCCTACATCGACACCGACATGGTCGCCGACGTGCAGGCCCCAAAAAGCACGCCCCAGGAAGTGGTCGCCCTCACGCTGCAAGCACTGGCCGAAGGCCGTGAAGAAGTGCTGGTCAGCGACACCAGCCACGGGGTGAAGGCGTCGCTGTCCACGGACAGCCCGGTGTATCTCAACCATTGA
- a CDS encoding Gfo/Idh/MocA family protein, with protein MNTVRWGMIGCGSVTELKSGPAFYKAPGSALVAVMGRREAAVRDYATRHGIARFYTDAQALIDDPEVDAVYIATPPASHLEYSLMVAAAGKHCCVEKPMSMNAEQSALMQRTFERAGLHLFVSYYRRSLPRFQQVRDWLQAGRIGELRHLTWTLCKPQAVADAHADNWRTDPAIAGGGYFADLASHGFDLFQYLAGDIIEVAGFTSRQAGRYAAEDAVTASWRFASGALGMGCWNFVADRREDRVVLIGSQGRIEFSVFDDQPLRLEGDTCEVLEVPCHAHIQWHHVLAMNAHIRGEALHPSLAIEALKTDRILDAVLQRNPHHPG; from the coding sequence ATGAACACCGTGCGGTGGGGCATGATCGGTTGCGGCAGTGTCACTGAGTTAAAGAGTGGACCCGCTTTCTACAAAGCGCCAGGTTCGGCCTTGGTGGCCGTGATGGGGCGCCGTGAAGCGGCGGTGCGCGATTATGCAACACGCCACGGCATTGCGCGTTTTTATACCGACGCCCAGGCGCTGATCGACGACCCCGAGGTGGACGCGGTGTACATCGCCACGCCGCCTGCCAGCCACCTTGAATACAGCCTTATGGTGGCGGCGGCCGGCAAGCACTGCTGCGTCGAGAAGCCCATGTCGATGAATGCCGAGCAGAGCGCGTTGATGCAGCGCACGTTCGAGCGCGCCGGGTTGCATCTGTTTGTGTCGTACTACCGCCGCTCCTTGCCGCGTTTCCAGCAGGTACGCGATTGGCTGCAAGCAGGACGCATCGGCGAGTTGCGTCACCTCACCTGGACCCTGTGCAAGCCGCAGGCCGTTGCGGACGCCCACGCCGACAACTGGCGCACCGACCCGGCGATTGCCGGTGGCGGCTACTTTGCCGACCTGGCCAGCCATGGCTTCGACCTGTTCCAGTACCTGGCTGGCGACATCATCGAAGTGGCCGGTTTTACCTCGCGCCAGGCCGGCCGTTATGCCGCGGAGGATGCGGTGACCGCCAGCTGGCGTTTTGCCTCGGGCGCATTGGGCATGGGCTGCTGGAATTTTGTCGCGGACCGACGTGAAGATCGTGTCGTGTTGATCGGCAGTCAGGGGCGTATCGAGTTCTCGGTGTTCGATGACCAACCCTTGCGGCTTGAGGGGGATACGTGCGAGGTCCTGGAGGTGCCGTGCCACGCACATATCCAGTGGCACCACGTGCTGGCCATGAACGCGCATATCCGTGGTGAGGCGCTGCATCCATCGTTGGCGATCGAGGCATTGAAAACCGACCGGATCCTGGACGCGGTGCTACAACGCAACCCCCATCACCCTGGGTAA
- a CDS encoding RNA polymerase sigma factor, whose protein sequence is MKDTDPDVELLARIGNNEPAAVNEMVTRKLPRLLALASRILGDADEAKDVAQESFLRIWRQAANWRVGEARFDTWLHRVALNLCRDRLRRRKERPLDADEALELADSAPSPEEQLEAADRSTQMAAALAALPERQREAIVLQYYQELSNIDAAALMNISVEALESLLSRARRQLRNRLADTPGLARPGREKP, encoded by the coding sequence TTGAAAGACACTGATCCGGACGTAGAGCTGCTGGCGCGTATCGGCAACAACGAACCTGCGGCCGTCAACGAAATGGTGACGCGCAAACTCCCGCGTTTGCTCGCGCTCGCCAGCCGGATCCTGGGGGATGCCGACGAGGCCAAGGACGTGGCCCAGGAGAGTTTCCTGCGGATCTGGCGCCAGGCAGCCAACTGGCGAGTGGGCGAAGCGCGGTTCGACACGTGGTTGCACCGGGTAGCGCTGAACCTGTGCCGGGACCGCTTGCGCCGGCGCAAGGAGCGCCCGCTGGACGCGGATGAGGCGCTGGAACTGGCCGACAGCGCCCCGTCGCCGGAGGAGCAACTCGAAGCCGCCGACCGCAGCACGCAGATGGCCGCCGCGTTGGCCGCGCTGCCCGAGCGTCAGCGCGAAGCGATTGTGTTGCAGTATTACCAGGAGCTGTCGAACATCGACGCCGCCGCGCTGATGAACATCAGCGTCGAGGCACTGGAGAGCCTGCTGTCACGGGCTCGCCGTCAGTTGCGCAATAGACTTGCCGACACACCAGGGCTTGCCCGCCCAGGAAGGGAAAAACCATGA
- a CDS encoding LysE family translocator, which yields MSLIISMAAFALATSITPGPVNVVALSSGARFGFAASQKHVFGAAAGFTLLLVLIGLGLHEVLVRWPLLTQLIQWGGVVFLLWMAWKLACDDGRLQADNAATAPSMLYGAIMQWLNPKAWLACVAGMGLFVADGDAAQVWLFAALYLVICYLSVACWAYAGTFLRRYLGNPQGVRVFNRSMAALLVASVGYLLMA from the coding sequence ATGAGCTTGATCATTTCCATGGCCGCCTTCGCCCTGGCCACCTCCATCACACCGGGCCCGGTCAACGTGGTGGCCCTCAGCTCCGGTGCGCGCTTTGGCTTTGCCGCCAGCCAGAAGCATGTATTCGGCGCCGCCGCAGGGTTTACCTTGTTGCTGGTGTTGATCGGCCTGGGTTTGCACGAAGTGCTGGTGCGCTGGCCGTTGCTGACCCAGTTGATCCAGTGGGGCGGGGTGGTTTTCTTGCTGTGGATGGCTTGGAAACTGGCGTGCGACGATGGCCGCCTGCAAGCCGATAACGCCGCCACCGCGCCGTCGATGCTGTACGGCGCCATTATGCAATGGCTCAACCCCAAGGCCTGGCTGGCCTGCGTGGCAGGGATGGGGTTGTTTGTGGCGGATGGCGACGCCGCTCAAGTGTGGCTGTTTGCTGCGCTGTACCTGGTGATCTGCTACCTGTCGGTGGCCTGCTGGGCGTATGCCGGGACCTTTTTGCGGCGCTACCTGGGCAACCCGCAGGGCGTGCGCGTGTTCAACCGTTCAATGGCCGCGTTGCTGGTGGCCAGTGTGGGTTATTTGCTGATGGCTTGA
- a CDS encoding ribonuclease T2, whose translation MKYWMLLWLALATSAGAAARSQGTPGEFDFYVLSLSWSPTFCLTHPDNEQCSGKGYGFVLHGLWPQYARGGWPASCAPQSRLSREELDKGATLFPTRALLKHEWAKHGTCSGLEPLDYLAKTDQALGVVVIPPQLQPFNTPPALPAREIEALFRESNPRLGNHGLAVICKGKVFSEVRVCLTKDLAFAGCPRSVKSQCRDGDIRIPAQR comes from the coding sequence ATGAAATACTGGATGCTGTTGTGGTTGGCCCTCGCCACAAGCGCAGGCGCGGCTGCGCGTAGCCAAGGCACGCCTGGGGAGTTTGATTTTTATGTGTTATCGCTGTCGTGGTCGCCGACGTTTTGCCTGACCCACCCGGACAACGAGCAGTGTTCGGGCAAAGGCTACGGCTTTGTGTTGCATGGTTTGTGGCCGCAGTACGCGCGGGGCGGCTGGCCGGCGTCGTGTGCGCCGCAGTCGCGCTTGAGCCGCGAGGAATTGGACAAGGGCGCGACGTTGTTTCCCACACGAGCGCTGCTCAAGCACGAATGGGCCAAGCATGGCACCTGTTCCGGGCTTGAGCCGCTGGACTACCTGGCCAAGACCGACCAGGCGCTGGGCGTGGTGGTGATTCCGCCGCAATTGCAACCGTTCAACACGCCACCGGCGTTGCCGGCCCGCGAGATCGAGGCGTTGTTTCGCGAGAGCAACCCGCGCCTGGGCAACCATGGCCTGGCGGTGATCTGCAAGGGCAAGGTGTTTTCGGAAGTGCGCGTGTGCCTGACCAAGGATCTGGCGTTCGCCGGTTGCCCGCGCAGCGTTAAAAGCCAATGCCGCGACGGCGACATCCGCATTCCGGCGCAGCGCTAA
- a CDS encoding periplasmic heavy metal sensor: protein MTSKSLKPWLLVSVLLNVFLLGGVGGGLYHWMAMAKPAEAVVNQHGLRQAMFKLPPERRRELRQLLRHNRADSQPLIMAGREARLGVIQQLQAPTLDRERLVSELAKAREADAALRALVDATLAEFAGNLPQDERQKLVEALYSRGQAKAKQK from the coding sequence ATGACCTCAAAGTCGCTTAAACCGTGGTTGCTGGTCTCGGTGTTGCTCAACGTGTTTTTGCTCGGTGGGGTGGGCGGTGGCCTCTACCATTGGATGGCCATGGCCAAACCTGCCGAGGCCGTGGTCAACCAGCATGGGTTGCGCCAGGCGATGTTCAAGCTGCCGCCGGAGCGTCGCAGGGAGCTGCGTCAACTGTTGCGGCACAACCGCGCCGACAGCCAGCCGTTGATCATGGCCGGTCGCGAAGCACGGCTGGGGGTGATCCAGCAACTGCAAGCGCCGACGTTGGACCGCGAGAGGCTGGTGAGTGAGTTGGCCAAGGCGCGTGAGGCCGATGCGGCATTGCGGGCGTTGGTGGATGCCACGCTGGCTGAGTTCGCGGGCAATTTGCCCCAGGACGAGCGGCAGAAACTGGTGGAAGCACTGTATTCGCGAGGGCAGGCCAAAGCCAAACAGAAATGA
- a CDS encoding YXWGXW repeat-containing protein has protein sequence MSTLARLRYALLIPLTFAAFVSTPTFAQTEIIIRQAPPVERVEVIPAGRPGYAWDRGHWRWERGAYAWVPGHWQPVMRNARWQPGHWESRGPNWVWREGRWMR, from the coding sequence ATGAGCACACTGGCCCGATTGCGTTATGCCTTGCTGATCCCGCTGACGTTCGCCGCGTTTGTCAGCACCCCGACGTTTGCCCAGACCGAGATCATCATTCGCCAGGCGCCGCCGGTGGAGCGGGTCGAGGTGATTCCCGCCGGGCGCCCCGGTTATGCCTGGGACCGTGGCCACTGGCGATGGGAACGCGGCGCCTACGCCTGGGTACCGGGCCACTGGCAGCCGGTGATGCGCAACGCACGTTGGCAGCCAGGGCATTGGGAATCCCGCGGGCCGAACTGGGTCTGGCGTGAAGGACGTTGGATGCGTTGA